A region from the Halomarina litorea genome encodes:
- the lysA gene encoding diaminopimelate decarboxylase, which yields MSGDVRRLDEWDAPRLRGLADEFDTPLYVLDPDRVRKNCDRLLGAFPASDVHYAVKANTTRTVLETVREAGLGAECASAGEVRRALDAGFPASEVRYTAVNPPGRDLDAVVEWADEHPELTVTVDSRDTLERIADRGYEGRLCVRVNPGVGAGHHAKVTTGDAPQFGVPYDRAPGLCEAARDVGDLVGLHAHAGSGIMGEDLSAHEELVRRMSALAGEVGEDGSLEFVAVGGGFGVPYRPEEPPLDLDSVAETTREAFDCDARLAVEPGRYVVADAGVLLTRVTATTETPETTVVGADAGMTDLIRPALYGAYHHIDCLAPDAADREATTCLVAGPVCETADILGEGRSLPEPRRGDLLAVGNAGAYGYEMASQYNSRPRPAVVTVDGGTVARRETLADLTRLEPNYHT from the coding sequence ATGAGCGGCGACGTACGGCGGCTAGACGAGTGGGACGCCCCCCGACTGCGGGGGCTCGCCGACGAGTTCGACACACCGCTGTACGTCCTCGACCCCGACCGCGTCCGGAAGAACTGCGACCGTCTCCTCGGGGCGTTCCCCGCATCGGACGTGCACTACGCGGTGAAGGCCAACACGACCCGGACCGTCCTCGAAACCGTCCGCGAGGCGGGCCTCGGAGCGGAGTGCGCCTCCGCCGGGGAAGTCCGGCGCGCCCTCGACGCGGGCTTCCCCGCGAGCGAGGTGCGCTACACGGCCGTCAACCCGCCGGGGCGTGACCTCGACGCCGTCGTCGAGTGGGCCGACGAGCACCCGGAACTGACCGTCACCGTCGACTCTCGCGACACGCTCGAACGAATCGCAGACCGGGGCTACGAGGGCCGCCTCTGTGTCCGGGTCAACCCCGGCGTCGGCGCAGGCCACCACGCGAAGGTGACGACCGGCGACGCCCCGCAGTTCGGCGTGCCCTACGACCGCGCGCCGGGGCTCTGCGAGGCCGCACGCGACGTGGGCGACCTCGTCGGCCTCCACGCCCACGCGGGCAGCGGCATCATGGGCGAGGACCTCTCGGCCCACGAGGAACTCGTCCGGCGGATGTCGGCGCTCGCGGGCGAGGTGGGCGAGGATGGGTCCCTCGAATTCGTCGCCGTCGGCGGCGGCTTCGGCGTCCCCTACCGGCCCGAGGAACCGCCGCTGGACCTCGACTCGGTGGCGGAGACGACCCGCGAGGCGTTCGACTGCGACGCCCGCCTCGCCGTCGAACCCGGGCGCTACGTCGTCGCGGACGCGGGCGTCCTCCTGACACGGGTGACGGCGACCACGGAGACGCCCGAGACCACCGTCGTCGGGGCCGATGCGGGCATGACCGACCTGATTCGCCCGGCGCTGTACGGCGCGTACCACCACATCGACTGCCTCGCGCCGGACGCCGCCGACCGCGAGGCCACGACCTGCCTCGTCGCGGGGCCGGTCTGCGAGACGGCGGACATCCTCGGGGAGGGCCGTTCTCTCCCCGAACCACGACGCGGTGACCTCCTCGCGGTGGGCAACGCGGGAGCGTACGGCTACGAGATGGCGAGCCAGTACAACTCCCGGCCGCGACCGGCCGTCGTCACCGTCGACGGCGGGACGGTCGCCCGCCGCGAGACGCTCGCAGACCTCACGCGACTCGAACCCAACTACCACACATGA
- the dapF gene encoding diaminopimelate epimerase, with product MIPVEKYHGTGNDFIVVDANASVPDRRGFAVEHCDRETGVEYGSSERVGADGVLFLALEDAFDPPRVVMTLVQPDGSTAAMCGNGARVAAQWAAERTGSHEVMIDTPAGTRYAVLDGDSVQVEMGPPTFTPKAVPLAPDREGSLLEEDVEGLTVSAVNTGVPHAVAFVDDVDAVDLESVAPPVRHADVFPEGANVTLASPDGDGGFRQRTFERGVEGETDACGTGAVAVVAVARELGKVAAGDAVTVTPPGGELTVTLDGGVAYLRGPVAREFEGELPVPHTR from the coding sequence ATGATTCCTGTAGAGAAGTACCACGGCACCGGCAACGACTTCATCGTCGTCGACGCGAACGCATCCGTCCCCGACCGACGGGGCTTCGCCGTCGAGCACTGCGACCGCGAGACGGGCGTCGAGTACGGCTCCTCGGAGCGGGTCGGCGCGGACGGCGTCCTCTTTCTCGCGCTCGAAGACGCCTTCGACCCGCCGCGGGTCGTCATGACGCTCGTCCAGCCCGACGGCTCGACCGCCGCGATGTGCGGCAACGGCGCGCGGGTGGCCGCCCAGTGGGCCGCCGAGCGCACCGGGAGCCACGAGGTGATGATAGACACTCCGGCAGGGACCCGCTACGCCGTCCTCGACGGCGACTCCGTGCAAGTCGAGATGGGGCCACCGACGTTCACCCCGAAGGCCGTCCCGCTCGCCCCCGACCGCGAGGGGTCGCTCCTGGAGGAGGACGTGGAGGGCCTGACGGTCTCGGCCGTGAACACGGGCGTCCCGCACGCCGTCGCGTTCGTCGACGACGTGGACGCGGTCGACCTCGAGTCGGTCGCGCCGCCGGTCCGCCACGCCGACGTCTTCCCCGAGGGCGCGAACGTCACCCTCGCCAGCCCCGACGGTGACGGCGGGTTCCGCCAGCGCACCTTCGAACGCGGCGTCGAGGGCGAGACGGACGCCTGCGGCACCGGTGCGGTCGCCGTCGTCGCCGTCGCCCGCGAACTGGGGAAGGTCGCCGCCGGGGACGCCGTCACCGTCACCCCGCCGGGCGGCGAGTTGACGGTCACGCTGGACGGCGGCGTTGCCTACCTCCGCGGCCCCGTCGCCCGCGAGTTCGAGGGCGAACTCCCCGTTCCGCACACCCGATGA
- a CDS encoding M20 family metallopeptidase — protein sequence MSFDPLAFHERAVRTPSHESVDGMRDLLVGTLDENGADPRVDGAGNVLASTGEGDFHLVLNTHLDTVPPHVPFSRDGDTVRGRGACDAKGPLATLVDAFLAADPDYRLTLAVTPDEETTSAGADALSLDGDAYIVGEPTGLDVCTAARGRFEGAVTIRGEAGHAAHPESGVNAVAGAEGVLRALRTFDAEHGPGTHDQLGGPTLTPTGIAGGEAINQIPAACRVDVDRRSVPPETAEGFETALNDHLAATAPDVDATFALTERETPFLEAFATDPDDSLVAAFEGAGAGDVRPFGAATEASYFAPAPTVVFGPGVLSDEVGPVAHAEREYVSRAEVEEAATILGDVLAAF from the coding sequence ATGAGCTTCGACCCGCTCGCCTTCCACGAGCGGGCGGTCCGGACGCCCTCTCACGAGTCGGTCGACGGGATGCGCGACCTGCTGGTCGGAACCCTCGACGAGAACGGCGCGGACCCGCGGGTCGACGGCGCCGGGAACGTCCTCGCCTCGACGGGCGAGGGCGACTTCCACCTCGTGTTGAACACGCACCTCGACACCGTCCCGCCGCACGTCCCGTTCTCCCGTGACGGCGACACGGTCCGCGGTCGCGGGGCCTGCGACGCGAAGGGACCGCTCGCGACTCTCGTGGACGCCTTTCTCGCCGCCGACCCCGACTACCGCCTCACGCTCGCCGTCACGCCCGACGAGGAGACCACCTCCGCCGGAGCCGACGCCCTCTCTCTCGACGGCGACGCTTACATCGTCGGCGAACCCACCGGTCTCGACGTCTGTACCGCCGCACGGGGGCGCTTCGAGGGGGCCGTCACGATACGGGGCGAGGCGGGCCACGCCGCCCACCCCGAGTCGGGCGTCAACGCCGTCGCGGGCGCGGAGGGGGTCCTCCGGGCGCTCCGCACCTTCGACGCCGAACACGGACCCGGCACGCACGACCAGTTGGGCGGGCCGACGCTCACCCCCACGGGTATCGCCGGCGGCGAGGCCATCAACCAGATTCCCGCCGCGTGTCGGGTCGACGTCGACCGCCGGAGCGTCCCGCCCGAGACGGCAGAGGGGTTCGAGACGGCGCTGAACGACCACCTCGCCGCCACCGCACCCGACGTGGACGCGACGTTCGCGCTCACCGAACGCGAGACGCCCTTCCTCGAAGCGTTCGCCACCGACCCGGACGACTCCCTCGTGGCTGCCTTCGAGGGGGCCGGCGCGGGCGACGTGCGTCCCTTCGGGGCGGCGACGGAGGCGTCGTACTTCGCGCCCGCTCCAACCGTGGTGTTCGGGCCGGGGGTGCTCTCGGACGAGGTAGGACCCGTCGCGCACGCCGAACGGGAGTACGTCTCGCGGGCAGAGGTCGAGGAGGCGGCGACGATACTGGGCGACGTGCTGGCGGCGTTCTGA
- a CDS encoding zinc ribbon domain-containing protein, whose amino-acid sequence MPSNSDSGCPKCGHGEVDVGEISTTGSGLSKMFDIQTNKFKVVSCTNCGYSELYRDVGSGGSDLADIFFG is encoded by the coding sequence ATGCCCTCCAACAGCGACAGCGGCTGTCCGAAGTGCGGACACGGCGAGGTCGACGTCGGCGAGATTTCGACGACGGGAAGCGGCCTGAGCAAGATGTTCGACATCCAGACGAACAAGTTCAAGGTGGTCTCCTGTACGAACTGCGGCTACTCGGAACTGTACCGCGACGTGGGGTCGGGCGGGAGCGACCTCGCGGACATCTTCTTCGGCTGA
- a CDS encoding phosphoribosyltransferase, with protein sequence MFRDRTDAGERLAETLRERGVTADVVLAVPRGGLPVGRVVADALGRPLDVVVARKLGAPGNPELAIGAVGADGATWLNDDLLDRLGVGEGYVERERERQTAVAREKREAYQPEPVDLAGKSVLIVDDGIATGATTIACVRAVEAAGARRVVVAVPVAPPESVALLRQVADDVVCVETPFVFGAVARFYDSFPQVSDDEARAYLDRGRVDPAAP encoded by the coding sequence ATGTTCAGAGACCGCACCGACGCAGGTGAGCGCCTCGCCGAGACCCTCCGGGAGCGAGGGGTGACGGCCGACGTCGTCCTGGCGGTGCCGCGCGGCGGCCTCCCGGTCGGACGGGTCGTCGCGGACGCCCTCGGCCGCCCGCTGGACGTGGTCGTCGCCCGGAAACTCGGCGCGCCCGGCAACCCCGAACTCGCCATCGGCGCGGTGGGGGCTGACGGCGCGACGTGGCTGAACGACGACCTCCTCGACCGCCTCGGCGTCGGCGAGGGGTACGTCGAACGAGAGCGCGAGCGACAGACCGCGGTCGCCCGCGAGAAACGCGAGGCGTACCAGCCAGAGCCCGTCGACCTCGCGGGGAAGTCGGTGCTGATCGTCGACGACGGTATCGCGACGGGCGCGACGACCATCGCCTGCGTCCGGGCCGTCGAGGCGGCGGGCGCGAGACGCGTCGTCGTCGCCGTCCCCGTCGCCCCGCCGGAGTCCGTGGCGCTGTTGCGACAGGTCGCCGACGACGTGGTCTGCGTCGAGACGCCGTTCGTCTTCGGGGCCGTCGCCCGGTTCTACGACTCGTTCCCGCAGGTCTCGGACGACGAGGCGCGTGCGTACCTCGACCGCGGACGGGTCGACCCGGCCGCCCCGTGA
- a CDS encoding endonuclease/exonuclease/phosphatase family protein translates to MDTTHSTTGGTSRRALLRGSAAACGLLLGGRTLVGVGSGATGPVTAMTRNCYVGTDLFRLFESGLDLDPRRVYERYAELSASAVETRLAAIAAEILANGPSVVGLQEVALVRTQEPSDHAGGDPNASRVDYDFLASLEARLGGEYHVAASVVTADEEFPAEGEGRRLDVRLTDRDVLLVRRGVDVRATDARRYRYRLSFRAGDGTLVTVHRGYCLARLQSGGLRFTAVNTHLEAASAVVRYLQAYELRRDLGSTGDPTILLGDFNAPPGDATYGLLTRSYRDAWADADSGTPGPTCCQAADLRNEESLLSRRVDGVFYRAGDAREAARVGSRTSDRVAAGDGTRVWPSDHAGVVATLGL, encoded by the coding sequence ATGGACACCACACACTCCACGACCGGCGGGACTTCGCGGCGCGCGCTCCTACGGGGGTCGGCGGCCGCGTGCGGCCTCCTGCTGGGCGGTCGAACGCTCGTCGGCGTCGGCTCCGGTGCGACGGGACCGGTCACGGCGATGACACGCAACTGCTACGTCGGCACCGACCTCTTTCGCCTGTTCGAGTCCGGCCTCGACCTCGACCCGCGGCGGGTCTACGAGCGCTACGCGGAACTGTCCGCGAGCGCCGTCGAGACGCGTCTCGCCGCCATCGCCGCCGAGATACTGGCGAACGGACCCTCCGTCGTCGGCCTGCAGGAGGTCGCACTCGTCCGGACGCAGGAGCCGAGCGACCACGCGGGCGGCGACCCGAACGCCTCGCGGGTCGACTACGACTTCCTCGCGTCGCTCGAAGCGCGACTCGGAGGGGAGTACCACGTCGCCGCGAGCGTCGTCACCGCAGACGAGGAGTTCCCGGCGGAGGGCGAGGGCCGCCGGCTCGACGTGCGCCTGACCGACCGCGACGTCCTCCTCGTCAGACGGGGAGTCGACGTGCGCGCCACGGACGCCCGCCGCTACCGCTATCGACTCTCCTTCCGTGCGGGCGACGGGACGCTCGTGACGGTCCACAGGGGGTACTGTCTGGCCCGCCTCCAGTCGGGGGGCCTGCGCTTCACCGCGGTGAACACGCACCTCGAAGCCGCCTCCGCGGTCGTGCGCTACCTGCAGGCGTACGAACTCCGGCGGGACCTCGGGTCCACCGGCGACCCGACGATTCTCCTCGGTGACTTCAACGCCCCGCCGGGCGACGCGACCTACGGCCTGCTGACCCGGTCGTATCGGGACGCGTGGGCCGACGCCGACAGCGGCACGCCCGGTCCGACCTGCTGTCAGGCGGCGGACCTCAGGAACGAGGAGTCGCTGTTGAGCAGACGCGTCGACGGCGTGTTCTACCGGGCGGGAGACGCGCGGGAGGCGGCCCGCGTCGGGTCGCGGACGAGCGACCGGGTCGCGGCGGGCGACGGGACCCGCGTCTGGCCATCGGACCACGCGGGCGTGGTCGCCACGCTCGGCCTCTGA
- the purB gene encoding adenylosuccinate lyase, whose protein sequence is MRTALDAVSPLDGRYSDYTAPIAPYASEAGLMRARVHVEVEYLVALADLDATPLELADDERAALRRLYEEFDFDDAALVKTIETEGTEQFAATNHDVKAVEYFIRDSFPQYAPWIHFGLTSEDVNNLAQRLLVADAVEEVLVPSLRDLRDTLSEMAREYRDLPMLARTHGQPATPTTFGKEMAVYAARLGRALADIESTDLAGKLAGASGTYAAHAAAYPDVDWRTFSHEFVESLGFEHVPLATQVNPCDDLSALFDAFRRANQILVDMDRDVWLYVSNRYLGQETTEGETGSSTMPHKVNPIDFENSEGNLSKANADLAFLGEYVTTSRLQRDLSDSTVKRNVGSALAHCLIGYEKAANGLEKVVPNEHVMREDLESNPAVVGEAVQTILRREGYADAYESVKAATRGREVTIEDFHDMFEDLDVDESVREELYALTPEGYIGLASELVDDC, encoded by the coding sequence ATGCGTACCGCACTCGACGCCGTATCGCCGCTGGACGGGCGGTACTCGGACTACACCGCCCCCATCGCCCCGTACGCCAGCGAGGCGGGCCTCATGCGTGCCCGGGTCCACGTGGAGGTGGAGTACCTCGTCGCCCTCGCGGACCTCGACGCGACGCCCCTCGAACTCGCAGACGACGAGCGTGCGGCCCTCCGCCGACTGTACGAGGAGTTCGACTTCGACGACGCCGCTCTCGTCAAGACCATCGAGACGGAGGGCACCGAACAGTTCGCCGCGACGAACCACGACGTGAAGGCCGTCGAGTACTTCATCCGCGACTCGTTCCCGCAGTACGCGCCGTGGATTCACTTCGGCCTCACGAGCGAGGACGTGAACAACCTCGCCCAGCGACTCCTCGTCGCAGACGCCGTCGAGGAGGTGCTGGTGCCCTCGCTGCGCGACCTGCGGGACACGCTGAGCGAGATGGCCCGCGAGTACCGGGATCTGCCGATGCTCGCGCGCACGCACGGCCAGCCAGCGACCCCCACGACGTTCGGCAAGGAAATGGCCGTCTACGCCGCCCGTCTGGGCCGGGCGCTCGCGGACATCGAGTCGACCGACCTCGCCGGGAAACTCGCCGGCGCCTCCGGGACGTACGCGGCCCACGCCGCCGCCTACCCGGACGTGGACTGGCGGACCTTCTCCCACGAGTTCGTCGAGTCGCTCGGGTTCGAGCACGTCCCCCTCGCCACGCAGGTCAACCCGTGTGACGACCTCTCGGCGCTGTTCGACGCCTTCCGGCGGGCCAACCAGATACTGGTGGACATGGACCGCGACGTCTGGCTCTACGTCTCGAATCGCTACCTCGGACAGGAGACGACCGAGGGGGAGACGGGCAGTTCGACGATGCCCCACAAGGTCAACCCCATCGACTTCGAGAACAGTGAGGGGAACCTCTCGAAGGCCAACGCGGACCTCGCGTTCCTCGGCGAGTACGTCACCACCTCTCGCCTCCAGCGTGACCTCTCGGATTCGACCGTCAAGCGCAACGTCGGGAGTGCACTCGCCCACTGTCTCATCGGCTACGAGAAGGCCGCGAACGGACTGGAGAAGGTCGTCCCGAACGAGCACGTGATGCGCGAGGACCTCGAATCGAACCCGGCGGTCGTCGGCGAGGCGGTCCAGACCATCCTCCGTCGGGAGGGCTACGCCGACGCCTACGAGTCCGTCAAGGCCGCCACCCGGGGCCGGGAGGTCACCATCGAGGACTTCCACGACATGTTCGAGGACCTCGACGTGGACGAGTCCGTCCGCGAGGAACTGTACGCGCTCACCCCCGAGGGGTACATCGGGTTGGCGAGCGAACTGGTCGACGACTGCTGA
- the purH gene encoding bifunctional phosphoribosylaminoimidazolecarboxamide formyltransferase/IMP cyclohydrolase, with the protein MVRIAGMASNRGRNLLNVADRVEAASFSVVLSDHADAPVLDAAAERGIPTETVERDDGGSRESHEHRVLDALADYDVDLVCLDGYMRVLTREFLDDAPLTLNVHPSLLPAFPGMDAHEQVLDAGVRVTGCTVHVVTEDVDAGPVVTQEPVPVFEGDDADSLKARVLHEAEFRAYPRAVRWVAEDRLSVSDGSVNVEGDDGGEFPTRRLDSTDHVETLRYGENPHQDAALYADPTCEEASVVHARQLNEGAKGMGYNNYNDADGALDLIKEFEEPAAAVIKHTNPAGCATTDSLAEAYERALATDPMSAFGGIVALNRECDAATAELVIDSFKEVVVAPGYTEEALATLREKENLRVLDVGDAPLAFEERFAEKPITGGRLVQERDTQRVTPEDLDVVTEREPTREQLETMCFAWQVGKHVKSNAIVFADGTETVGIGMGQVSRVDAVRLAAMKAEEHAEGKSAEGAVMASDAFFPFPDGIEAAAEAGIEAVVQPGGSVNDDDVVEACDELGIAMAFTGQRSFRHD; encoded by the coding sequence ATGGTCAGGATTGCGGGCATGGCGAGCAATCGCGGGCGGAACCTGCTGAACGTCGCCGACCGTGTGGAGGCGGCGTCGTTCTCGGTGGTGCTCTCGGACCACGCGGACGCGCCGGTCCTCGACGCCGCCGCCGAGCGCGGGATTCCGACGGAGACCGTCGAACGCGACGACGGAGGGTCCCGCGAGTCCCACGAGCACCGCGTGCTGGACGCCCTCGCCGACTACGATGTCGACCTCGTCTGTCTCGACGGCTACATGCGCGTACTCACGCGCGAGTTCCTCGACGACGCGCCGCTGACGCTCAATGTCCACCCGAGCCTCCTCCCCGCGTTCCCGGGGATGGACGCCCACGAACAGGTCCTCGACGCCGGCGTCCGCGTGACGGGGTGTACGGTCCACGTCGTCACCGAGGACGTCGACGCCGGCCCCGTCGTCACGCAGGAACCCGTCCCCGTCTTCGAGGGCGACGACGCAGACTCCTTGAAGGCGCGCGTCCTCCACGAGGCGGAGTTCAGGGCGTACCCCCGCGCCGTGCGCTGGGTCGCCGAGGACCGCCTCTCCGTCTCCGACGGTTCCGTGAACGTCGAGGGCGACGACGGTGGGGAGTTCCCGACTCGCCGCCTCGACTCGACCGACCACGTCGAGACGCTCCGCTACGGCGAGAACCCCCATCAGGACGCCGCCCTCTACGCCGACCCGACCTGCGAGGAGGCTTCCGTCGTCCACGCCCGCCAGTTGAACGAGGGCGCGAAGGGGATGGGCTACAACAACTACAACGACGCCGATGGCGCACTCGACCTGATAAAGGAGTTCGAGGAACCCGCCGCCGCGGTCATCAAACACACCAACCCCGCCGGCTGTGCCACCACCGACTCCCTCGCGGAGGCGTACGAACGCGCCCTCGCGACGGACCCCATGAGCGCCTTCGGCGGCATCGTCGCCCTCAACCGCGAGTGCGACGCCGCGACCGCCGAACTGGTGATCGACTCGTTCAAGGAAGTCGTCGTCGCGCCGGGGTACACCGAGGAGGCGCTCGCCACCCTCCGCGAGAAGGAGAACCTCCGCGTCCTCGACGTCGGAGATGCCCCCCTCGCCTTCGAGGAGCGCTTCGCCGAGAAGCCCATCACGGGCGGGCGACTCGTCCAGGAGCGCGACACCCAGCGAGTCACCCCTGAGGACCTCGACGTCGTCACGGAGCGTGAACCCACCCGGGAGCAGTTGGAGACGATGTGCTTCGCGTGGCAGGTCGGCAAGCACGTCAAGTCCAACGCCATCGTCTTCGCCGACGGCACCGAGACGGTCGGTATCGGCATGGGACAGGTCTCGCGCGTGGACGCGGTCCGACTCGCCGCGATGAAGGCCGAGGAACACGCCGAGGGCAAGTCCGCGGAGGGCGCGGTGATGGCCTCGGACGCCTTCTTCCCGTTCCCGGACGGCATCGAGGCGGCCGCCGAGGCCGGTATCGAGGCCGTCGTCCAGCCCGGCGGGAGCGTCAACGACGACGACGTCGTCGAGGCCTGCGACGAACTGGGTATCGCGATGGCGTTCACCGGCCAGCGGAGCTTCAGACATGACTGA
- a CDS encoding HAD family hydrolase — translation MTDTQDDAYDAVVYDLDGTLVRLAVDWAETAERIEPVLRSHGAETDVDDALDLLPIAEELGVADEIEPSLAAAECEGARRSERLPLLDEFADSEKPVGVCSLNCEAACRAALDTHGVTREVGAIVGRDSVAERKPHPRPLLTAVEALGSTPERTLFVGDSDSDRVTAERAGTAFRRVE, via the coding sequence ATGACCGACACGCAAGACGACGCGTACGACGCCGTCGTCTACGACCTCGACGGGACGCTGGTCCGCCTCGCCGTCGACTGGGCCGAGACCGCGGAGCGAATCGAACCCGTGCTCCGGAGCCACGGCGCCGAGACGGACGTCGACGACGCCCTCGACTTGCTTCCCATCGCCGAAGAGCTCGGTGTCGCCGACGAGATAGAACCCTCCCTCGCGGCCGCCGAGTGCGAGGGCGCGCGTCGGTCGGAACGCCTCCCCCTGCTCGACGAGTTCGCCGACTCCGAGAAACCAGTCGGCGTCTGCTCGCTCAACTGCGAGGCGGCCTGTCGGGCGGCGCTGGACACCCACGGAGTGACGCGGGAGGTGGGGGCAATCGTCGGTCGGGACTCCGTCGCGGAGCGGAAACCCCACCCGCGGCCGCTCCTCACCGCCGTCGAGGCACTCGGTTCGACCCCGGAGCGGACGCTGTTCGTTGGGGACTCCGACAGCGACCGGGTGACCGCAGAGCGGGCGGGAACGGCCTTCCGTCGGGTCGAGTAG